Proteins co-encoded in one Streptomyces roseochromogenus subsp. oscitans DS 12.976 genomic window:
- a CDS encoding ATP-binding protein, whose translation MTPIRTRIGRGGRGRLSARILASQLVILALTGVIGFLLFAFAQRSALDRTYEERAVAIAKTTAADPQIRRAMQEGGSDVVQAVAERIRQSSGASYVVVIDLHGIRHSHPMPQLVGSPVTEPVVARDGQPHVGTDQGATGRSANGKVPLYGPTGTLVGEVSVGIPEHDVLGELWRELPTFAVYATIATALGSVAAFLLARRLKRITFGLELEEIAGLLQDREAMLHGIREGVLAFAPNGRITVVNDEARRLLGLGTALGSTLAEVLPDGRLRRALDGTLTGTDISVLTDEHCLVVNRMPVTLRGRELGAVVTVRDRTELVGLLRELDSVRGLTDALRAQQHEFTNRLHTLAGLLDIGAYDDAYELAVESAGAGQALTESVRRRIGNPLMVGLVVAKTTVAAERGVRVVLDDDSALGEDPPHLRRLLTIAGNLLDNAIDAAGDGPVPPQGRVVGIRLTEDTEGTTVRVADTGPGIPPGAGESIFEDGWSTRPERGTARRGLGLALVHRLVSRHGGTITVSEGPGAVFTVRLPLPDPLAERFTKVLPVGGDR comes from the coding sequence GTGACACCCATCCGTACGCGGATCGGGCGCGGCGGGAGGGGGAGACTGTCCGCGCGGATCCTGGCCAGCCAGCTCGTCATCCTGGCGCTCACGGGCGTGATCGGATTCCTCCTGTTCGCCTTCGCGCAGCGCTCCGCACTCGACCGCACCTACGAGGAGCGGGCCGTGGCCATCGCCAAGACGACGGCCGCGGACCCGCAGATCCGGCGGGCCATGCAGGAAGGCGGGTCGGACGTGGTGCAGGCCGTCGCCGAACGCATCCGGCAGTCGTCGGGGGCGTCGTACGTCGTGGTGATCGACCTGCACGGAATCCGCCACTCGCACCCCATGCCGCAGTTGGTCGGCTCGCCGGTGACCGAGCCGGTCGTGGCGCGGGACGGGCAGCCGCACGTCGGCACGGACCAGGGCGCGACCGGGCGCTCCGCCAACGGCAAGGTCCCGCTGTACGGGCCGACGGGCACCCTGGTCGGCGAGGTGTCGGTGGGCATCCCGGAACACGATGTGCTCGGCGAGCTGTGGCGCGAGCTGCCCACCTTCGCCGTGTACGCCACGATCGCCACCGCACTCGGTTCGGTGGCCGCGTTCCTGCTGGCCAGGCGGCTGAAGCGGATCACGTTCGGGCTGGAGCTGGAGGAGATCGCCGGGCTGCTCCAGGACCGCGAGGCGATGTTGCACGGCATCCGCGAGGGCGTGCTCGCCTTCGCCCCGAACGGCAGGATCACGGTGGTGAACGACGAGGCCCGCCGTCTGCTCGGCCTCGGCACCGCGCTCGGCAGCACCCTGGCCGAGGTGCTGCCCGACGGACGGCTGCGCCGGGCCCTGGACGGGACCCTGACCGGCACCGACATCAGCGTGCTGACCGACGAGCACTGTCTGGTCGTCAACCGGATGCCGGTGACCCTGCGCGGGCGCGAACTGGGCGCGGTGGTGACCGTCCGCGACCGCACCGAACTGGTCGGACTGCTGCGGGAGCTGGACTCCGTGCGCGGGCTGACCGACGCGCTGCGGGCGCAGCAGCACGAGTTCACCAACCGCCTGCACACGCTCGCCGGACTGCTGGACATCGGGGCGTACGACGACGCGTACGAGCTGGCCGTGGAGTCGGCCGGCGCCGGGCAGGCGCTCACCGAGTCCGTGCGCAGGCGGATCGGCAATCCGCTGATGGTCGGTCTGGTCGTGGCCAAGACCACCGTCGCCGCCGAGCGCGGGGTGCGCGTCGTACTCGACGACGACTCCGCGCTGGGCGAGGACCCGCCGCATCTGCGCCGGTTGCTGACGATCGCCGGCAACCTGCTGGACAACGCGATCGACGCGGCGGGCGACGGGCCTGTCCCGCCGCAGGGACGCGTGGTCGGGATCAGGCTCACCGAGGACACGGAAGGCACGACCGTACGGGTGGCGGACACCGGTCCCGGCATCCCGCCCGGCGCCGGCGAGTCGATCTTCGAGGACGGCTGGTCGACCCGGCCCGAGAGGGGCACCGCCCGGCGCGGCCTCGGCCTGGCCCTGGTCCACCGCCTGGTGTCGCGGCACGGCGGCACGATCACCGTCAGCGAGGGTCCGGGCGCGGTGTTCACGGTACGACTGCCGCTGCCGGATCCCCTTGCGGAGCGTTTCACGAAGGTGCTGCCTGTGGGAGGTGACCGCTGA
- a CDS encoding response regulator codes for MIRTLVVDDDFRVSRIHCDYVSRVQGYEVVGEAATVADALQATSDLRPDLLLLDIFLPDGSGLDVLRRLTGDAGGARPDAIMITADRDIASVRTAMKLGAVGYLVKPFGAADLAERLTSYRELQHRVDTLGETTDTEQADVDALFSAVRPPAVPRVPAKGHSAPTLALVQQALRAAHGDLSAAEAAELTGVSRATAQRYLSYLVKEGMVRLILRYGATGRPEHRYRIAS; via the coding sequence ATGATCCGCACCCTGGTCGTGGACGACGACTTCCGGGTCAGCCGCATCCACTGCGACTATGTGTCCCGGGTCCAGGGCTACGAGGTGGTGGGCGAGGCGGCGACCGTGGCCGACGCGCTCCAGGCGACCTCCGACCTCCGCCCCGACCTGCTCCTCCTTGATATCTTCCTGCCCGACGGCAGCGGACTGGACGTCCTGCGGCGGCTCACCGGGGACGCGGGCGGAGCCCGCCCCGACGCCATCATGATCACCGCGGACCGGGACATCGCCTCGGTCCGTACCGCCATGAAACTCGGCGCCGTGGGCTATCTGGTGAAGCCCTTCGGCGCTGCCGACCTGGCCGAGCGGCTCACCTCGTACCGCGAACTCCAGCACCGCGTCGACACCCTCGGGGAGACCACGGACACCGAACAGGCCGATGTGGACGCCCTGTTCAGCGCGGTCCGGCCACCGGCCGTCCCCCGGGTGCCGGCCAAGGGCCACTCCGCGCCCACGCTCGCCCTCGTCCAGCAGGCCCTGCGTGCCGCCCACGGCGATCTGTCGGCCGCCGAGGCCGCGGAACTGACCGGAGTCTCCAGGGCCACGGCCCAGCGCTATCTGTCGTACCTCGTCAAGGAGGGCATGGTCCGGCTGATTCTGCGCTACGGGGCGACGGGCCGTCCGGAGCACCGGTACCGGATCGCGTCCTGA
- a CDS encoding nitrate/nitrite transporter gives MTAPAVPRRSGRWIEQWDPEDEAFWQATGERIARRNLWFSVLSEHIGFSVWTLWSVLVLFMGPKYGLTPADKFLLTSMVTLVGAVVRVPYTFAVAVFGGRNWTIISAGLLLVPTVAAFAVMKPGTSFTTFLLVGLLAGIGGGNFASSMTNINAFFPLRKKGWALGLNAGGGNIGVPVIQLVALAIIGASGGPRLLLGIYIPLIVVAAVLAAFFMDNLASVKNDTGAAKDAAKDAHTWIMSFLYIGTFGSFIGYSFAFGQVLTNQFGRTPLQAAYLTFIGPLLGSLIRPLGGWLADRYGGARITLWNYVGMAAATAVLIVASRQKSLLLFVSVFVVLFVLSGLGNGSTYKMIPGIFQAKALAKGLEGEEAVAHGRRLSGASMGLIGAVGALGGVGINLAFRQSFLSYGSGTGAFVAFLAFYGLCFAVTWAVYLRRPAKQAATMAAQETKPQLSYAEV, from the coding sequence ATGACAGCCCCAGCCGTACCCCGTCGCAGTGGCCGCTGGATCGAGCAGTGGGATCCGGAGGACGAGGCATTCTGGCAGGCGACGGGGGAGCGGATCGCCCGCCGGAACCTGTGGTTCTCGGTGCTCTCGGAGCACATCGGCTTCTCGGTCTGGACCCTGTGGTCCGTCCTCGTCCTCTTCATGGGCCCCAAGTACGGCCTCACCCCCGCCGACAAGTTCCTGCTGACCTCGATGGTCACGCTCGTCGGCGCCGTCGTACGCGTCCCCTACACCTTCGCGGTGGCGGTCTTCGGCGGCCGCAACTGGACGATCATCTCGGCGGGCCTGCTGCTGGTGCCGACGGTGGCCGCGTTCGCGGTGATGAAGCCCGGGACGTCCTTCACCACGTTCCTCCTGGTGGGCCTCCTGGCGGGCATCGGCGGCGGCAACTTCGCCTCCTCCATGACCAACATCAACGCCTTCTTCCCGCTGAGGAAGAAGGGCTGGGCGCTGGGGCTGAACGCCGGCGGCGGCAACATCGGCGTGCCGGTCATCCAGCTCGTGGCGCTGGCGATCATCGGCGCGAGCGGCGGCCCGCGCCTCCTGCTCGGGATCTACATCCCGCTGATCGTCGTGGCCGCCGTGCTGGCCGCGTTCTTCATGGACAACCTGGCATCGGTGAAGAACGACACCGGTGCGGCCAAGGACGCCGCCAAGGACGCCCACACCTGGATCATGTCCTTCCTCTACATCGGCACGTTCGGCTCCTTCATCGGCTACAGCTTCGCCTTCGGCCAGGTCCTGACGAACCAGTTCGGCCGCACCCCGCTCCAGGCGGCGTACCTCACTTTCATCGGCCCGCTGCTCGGCTCCCTGATCCGTCCGCTGGGCGGGTGGCTCGCCGACCGCTACGGCGGCGCCCGCATCACTCTCTGGAACTACGTGGGCATGGCGGCGGCGACGGCCGTCCTGATCGTCGCGAGCCGGCAGAAGTCGCTCCTGCTGTTCGTGAGCGTCTTCGTGGTGCTGTTCGTGCTCAGCGGCCTCGGCAACGGCTCGACGTACAAGATGATCCCCGGCATCTTCCAGGCAAAGGCCCTGGCCAAGGGGCTTGAGGGGGAGGAAGCGGTGGCCCATGGCCGCCGTCTGTCCGGCGCCTCGATGGGGCTCATCGGCGCGGTCGGCGCGCTCGGCGGGGTCGGCATCAACCTGGCCTTCCGCCAGTCCTTCCTCTCCTACGGCTCCGGCACCGGCGCGTTCGTCGCCTTCCTCGCCTTCTACGGCCTCTGCTTCGCGGTGACGTGGGCCGTATACCTTCGACGCCCGGCGAAGCAGGCTGCGACCATGGCTGCACAGGAGACAAAACCGCAGCTCAGCTACGCGGAAGTGTGA
- a CDS encoding uroporphyrinogen-III synthase translates to MYDEEQQAGALEHGPLAGFTVGVTAARRAEELGALLQRRGAAVLHAPALRIVPLADDGELLAATKGIIDQVPDVVVATTAIGFRGWIEAADGWGLGEQLLGRLHGAELLARGPKVKGAIRAAGLTEEWSPSSESLAEVLDRLLEEGVDGRRIAVQLHGEPLPGFVESLRAGGAEVVPVPVYRWMPPEDITPLDRLLDATVARSLDALTFTSAPAAASLLSRAETRGLLPDLLSALSHDVLPACVGPVTAIPLQAHGVDTIQPERFRLGPLVQLLCQELPARARSLPIAGHRVEIRGHGVLVDGDLRPVPPAGMSLLRALSRRPGWVVPRAELLRALPGAGRDEHAVETAMARLRTALGSPKLIQTVVKRGYRLALDPAADAKYADA, encoded by the coding sequence ATGTACGACGAAGAGCAGCAAGCCGGAGCCCTGGAGCACGGTCCGCTCGCGGGATTCACCGTGGGCGTCACCGCCGCGCGCCGGGCGGAAGAGCTGGGCGCCCTGCTGCAGCGGCGCGGTGCCGCGGTCCTGCACGCCCCCGCCCTGCGCATCGTGCCGCTCGCCGACGACGGCGAACTCCTCGCCGCCACGAAGGGGATCATCGACCAGGTGCCGGATGTGGTCGTGGCCACCACGGCGATCGGATTCCGCGGCTGGATAGAGGCCGCCGACGGCTGGGGCCTCGGCGAGCAGCTGCTCGGCCGGCTGCACGGCGCCGAACTGCTGGCCAGGGGCCCCAAGGTCAAGGGAGCGATCCGCGCGGCCGGTCTGACGGAGGAGTGGTCACCTTCCTCGGAGTCCCTGGCCGAGGTCCTGGACCGGCTCCTGGAGGAGGGCGTGGACGGCCGCCGTATCGCCGTACAGCTGCACGGCGAACCGCTTCCGGGCTTCGTGGAGTCCCTGCGGGCCGGGGGAGCGGAGGTGGTCCCGGTGCCGGTGTACCGCTGGATGCCCCCGGAGGACATCACCCCACTGGACCGTCTCCTGGACGCGACGGTCGCCCGGTCGCTGGACGCGCTCACCTTCACCAGCGCCCCGGCGGCGGCCTCCCTTCTCTCCCGGGCGGAGACCCGGGGCCTGCTCCCCGACCTGCTGTCGGCCCTGTCCCACGACGTCCTCCCGGCCTGCGTGGGCCCGGTCACGGCGATCCCGCTGCAGGCGCACGGCGTGGACACGATCCAGCCGGAACGCTTCCGGCTGGGCCCTCTGGTCCAGCTGCTCTGCCAGGAACTCCCGGCCCGGGCCCGCTCGCTGCCGATCGCCGGGCACCGGGTGGAGATCCGGGGCCACGGGGTCCTGGTCGACGGCGACCTCAGGCCGGTGCCGCCGGCGGGCATGTCGCTGCTGCGCGCCCTGTCCCGGCGGCCCGGCTGGGTGGTGCCCCGGGCGGAACTCCTGAGGGCACTGCCGGGCGCGGGCCGCGATGAACACGCGGTGGAGACGGCGATGGCCCGCCTGCGTACGGCTCTGGGGTCACCGAAGCTGATCCAGACGGTGGTGAAGCGGGGCTACCGCCTGGCCCTGGACCCGGCGGCGGACGCCAAGTACGCGGACGCGTAG